Within Corynebacterium jeddahense, the genomic segment GCGTTTGCTACCCACACCCACTACAAGAAGGCAGCCACGGTCGCTGAGCTGTTCACACATGATCAGCATGCGCTTAAAGCGTGCCCGTCGGTGCGGTTTAACCCGGTGCGTTTCGACGTGCGCCGCACCGACAAAACCGGTGTTGTCACGCTAGACGGCAATCGCTACCTGGTCGGGCCTGCCTGGGCGAACAGGCAAGTCACGCTGGAGTTGTCCCACGACACCGTCACCGTCTTAGATGACGACACCAGACGTATCATCGCGCTGCCGAGAGTCTTCGGCACTGCGGACTCGACGGTGATCAACCCGATGAGTCTGCTGCCTGGGTTAGCGAAGAAACCCGGGGCGTGGACGAACTCGCCGCTTCGCCATCACATGCCGGACGCTGTCGTGGGCTACCTCGACGGGGCGGATGCCGCTACACGCCGGGATTTTTTCACCCACGCCGAAACCACCGCCACAGAGTGCGGATTCGACGCCACCGTCACCGCAGCCGCAGCACTGTTAGAGACCGACGCCCAACCAACTGGGCCTCATCTGGGTATCGCCGCACGCTACAGCGCCCCACCACCAACACAACACAGCAGAGCGAACCTCACCACCTATGACCAGCTCCTTGCCACCACAACCACCACCTCACAGCATGCGGAGGCAACCGCAAAGTGACCACCCCAACCCCCAAAGATCGCGTTGTCGCACTTGGCCGCCAGCTCTACCTCACCACCGCCGTACTACGCGAATGCGCAGACCATGCCACCCCACGCCAATGCGACATCCTCATTGAGCTCTTCGAAGCGGAGCTTGAATCCAGGGCCGCATCCAGAGCGCGCCGCCTGATGCACCGCGCGCGTGTCCCGGTACGCAAAACCCTCGACAGCTACGACTGGTCACCGGTCACCCTGCCAGCCGACATCACCCGCGAACACCTCACCACACTCGAGTTTCTCAACGGCAGTGAAGACCTCGTCTTCTACGGTGATGTCGGCACCGGGAAAACACATCTCGCTATCGCACTCGTCACCCAAGCGTGCCTGCAAGGCATCCCCGCAAGATTCTTCACCGCCGCCGGACTTGTCGACCATCTACGCAACGCGAAACACGCAGGCAGGCTCGATAAAGAGCTCACAGCTCTGGGCAAAAACGAACTCCTCGTCATCGACGAACTCGGATACATCCCCATCGACACCGACGGGGCAAGACTGTTGTTCCAAGCCATCGCCGACGCTTACGAACAACGCAGCCTGATCATCACAACCAACCTCGCGTTTTCCCAATGGGGCCAAGTCTTCGGCAACGACGACATGGCAGCAGCAGCGATCGACCGCATCGTCCACCACGGCCGCATGATCACCTTCACCGGCCAGTCCTACCGCATGGCCAACGCCCTCATGAAATAACCCCGAAACCCCAGTAACGCTTAAACGGCCCAAAACCGTGCAGACCTGGCCTAAAAATCCGAGCCGAAATGGCCTACAACAACTTGACAAAACACATCCGCAACCGGGTTGGGCCGTCTTGCACGCCGGGAAGTCTGTATTGTGGAGTGTGTAGGTACCTGCGTTGTCTGCAATGTGGAGCTGCGGTGTCCGCAATGAGGGTGAAGTACCTTCCCCCGCTGCGAACCAGGTCTGCATTGCGGAGTGTGTAGGTACCTGCCGTGTCCGCAATGCAGACTGGTGGAGTCCGCAATGAGACTGAACCGACTTACCCGCCGGAAAGCCCCCGTCGCGGGATCGGTGGGTACCTGCAGTGTCCGCAATGCGGTGTCTGCGATGCGCGTGCGTGGTGTGTGCTGGGGGTTGGGTATAAGGCAACACCCGCCGCGCACCATTAGGGTTGGTGTGTGGCGGGTGTTGGTGTGAAGTTGTTGGGTCGGCGGTAACCTACTCTCCCACCTCCTCCCGGGGGCAGTACCATCGGCGCGGGCGGGCTTAGCTTCCGGGTTCGGAATGGGACCGGGCGTTTCCCCGCCGCTATCAACCACCGACACATCTATGTGGGGTGTACACGATGTGTCTGTGTGTATTTGGTTGTGTGATTGTGTTGGTGTTGTGTCAGTGACTGCACAGTGGACGCGGTGGATTGTTTTCTTGTCGTGTTTCGTGTTTGGTTGTTTGGTGTTTTGCACACCTGGTTGAGCGTGTTGGTGTGTTTATTGGTGTATTAGTACCGGTCGCCTCCACACCTTGCGGTGCTTCCAGTTCCGGCCTATCAACCCAGTAGTCTGCTGGGAACCTCGAATGAAACCTCATCTTAAAACAGGCTTCCCGCTTAGATGCTTTCAGCGGTTATCCCTCCCGTACGTAGCCAACCAGCGATGCTCCTGGCGGAACAACTGGCACACTAGAGGTACGTCCGTCCCGGTCCTCTCGTACTAGGGACAGCCTTTTTCAAGTTTCAACGCGCGCGGCGGATAGAGACCGAACTGTCTCACGACGTTCTGAACCCAGCTCGCGTGCCGCTTTAATGGGCGAACAGCCCAACCCTTGGGACCTACTCCAGCCCCAGGATGCGACGAGCCGACATCGAGGTGCCAAACCATCCCGTCGATATGGACTCTTGGGGAAGATCAGCCTGTTATCCCCGGGGTACCTTTTATCCGTTGAGCGACACCACATCCACAAGTAGGTGCCGGATCACTAGTCCCGACTTTCGTCCCTGCTCGACTGGTAAGTCTCGCAGTCAAGCTCCCTTGTGCACTTACACTCTTGCACCTGATTGCCAACCAGGCTGAGGGAACCTTTGGGCGCCTCCGTTACATTTTGGGAGGCAACCGCCCCAGTTAAACTACCCACCAGGCACTGTCCCCAACCCAGATCATGGGCCAAGGTTAGATATCCACTACGGTCAGAGTGGTATTTCAACAACGACTCCACCACCACTAGCGTGACGGTTTCACAGTCTCCCACCTATCCTACACAAACCGCACCGAATGCCAATACCAAGCTATAGTGAAGGTCCCGGGGTCTTTTCGTCCTGCCGCGCGAAACGAGCATCTTTACTCGTACTGCAATTTCACCGGGCCTGTGGTTGAGACAGCAGGGGAGTCGTTACGCCATTCGTGCAGGTCGGAACTTACCCGACAAGGAATTTCGCTACCTTAGGATGGTTATAGTTACCACCGCCGTTTACTGGGGCTTAAATTCTCCGCTTCGACCCAACAAGGGGTCTAACAGGTCCTCTTAACCTTCCAGCACCGGGCAGGCGTCAGTCCGTATACATCAACTTCATCGTCTTCGCACGGACCTGTGTTTTTGATAAACAGTCGCTCCCCTCTCTTCTCTGCGACCACCCTCAGCTTCCACCACGTGTGTGGTGCCACCGAGTGTGGTCCCCCTTCTCCCGAAGTTACGGGGGCATTTTGCCGAG encodes:
- the istB gene encoding IS21-like element helper ATPase IstB, whose translation is MTTPTPKDRVVALGRQLYLTTAVLRECADHATPRQCDILIELFEAELESRAASRARRLMHRARVPVRKTLDSYDWSPVTLPADITREHLTTLEFLNGSEDLVFYGDVGTGKTHLAIALVTQACLQGIPARFFTAAGLVDHLRNAKHAGRLDKELTALGKNELLVIDELGYIPIDTDGARLLFQAIADAYEQRSLIITTNLAFSQWGQVFGNDDMAAAAIDRIVHHGRMITFTGQSYRMANALMK